A genomic window from Pseudanabaena yagii GIHE-NHR1 includes:
- a CDS encoding SMR family transporter — MQSFLISSILILITVGLNTIAQALLKLGSGQNPLNFYLLGGLTAYGLSTVFYIVVLGKFNLSVAYPVIIGLTVLATTVTGAFLLGEKVATVQWFGIGLMLSGISAIALGKIS, encoded by the coding sequence ATGCAAAGTTTTCTTATTTCATCAATACTTATTTTAATTACAGTAGGTCTAAATACCATAGCCCAAGCACTGCTTAAGTTAGGTTCTGGTCAAAATCCATTGAATTTCTATTTATTAGGAGGGTTAACTGCTTACGGGTTGAGTACAGTATTTTACATTGTGGTTTTAGGTAAGTTTAATCTCTCTGTCGCTTATCCAGTCATCATTGGTTTAACGGTTTTGGCAACAACAGTGACAGGAGCTTTTTTATTAGGAGAAAAGGTGGCAACTGTTCAATGGTTTGGGATTGGACTAATGTTGAGTGGAATTTCAGCGATCGCCTTAGGAAAAATTAGTTGA
- a CDS encoding YqeG family HAD IIIA-type phosphatase — MTSFPSKADTLASIDLNRLVSLGIKGVILDLDNTIVSEDDRYLSPHAEDWIAQAKDLEFQFFFLSNGKRRYRVEYWSHHLNIPAISPAKKPFPSAFRKAMKHMQLSSKQVVVIGDSRHTDVFGAWLSGCRSIQVASLPHPPRWWEKLLGKYVQTPYPKQIELWDFQSSIHNKK; from the coding sequence ATGACTTCCTTTCCAAGCAAGGCTGATACTTTGGCTTCTATTGATCTTAATCGTTTAGTATCTTTGGGAATCAAGGGAGTTATCCTCGATCTAGATAACACTATCGTTTCTGAGGATGATCGCTATCTATCTCCTCATGCCGAAGATTGGATTGCACAGGCAAAGGATTTAGAATTTCAATTTTTCTTTTTGTCAAATGGCAAAAGGCGTTATCGCGTGGAATATTGGTCGCATCATCTCAATATACCTGCAATTAGTCCAGCTAAGAAACCATTTCCTAGTGCTTTTCGCAAAGCGATGAAGCATATGCAACTATCATCAAAACAAGTTGTTGTAATTGGCGATAGTCGGCATACAGATGTTTTTGGTGCTTGGCTATCGGGTTGTCGAAGCATTCAAGTTGCCTCTCTCCCACATCCACCTCGCTGGTGGGAAAAGCTATTAGGTAAATATGTGCAAACACCTTATCCCAAACAAATTGAACTTTGGGATTTCCAATCATCAATTCACAATAAAAAATAG